From Zingiber officinale cultivar Zhangliang chromosome 5B, Zo_v1.1, whole genome shotgun sequence, the proteins below share one genomic window:
- the LOC121985996 gene encoding shaggy-related protein kinase alpha-like isoform X1 produces MASMAPTSGQKHASGSSISMDNLPDEMNDMHIRDDKDVEATVIDGNETETGHIIVTTIGGRNGQPKQTISYMAERAVGHGSFGVVFQAKCLETGETVAIKKVLQDKRYKNRELQTMRLLDHPNVVCLKHCFFSTTDKEELYLNLVLEYVPETVHRVIKHYNKMNQRMPLIYVKLYMYQICRALAYIHSSIGVCHRDIKPQNLLVNPHSHQLKICDFGSAKVLVKGEPNISYICSRYYRAPELIFGATEYTTAIDIWSAGCVLAELLLGQPLFPGDSGVDQLVEIIKILGTPTREEIKCMNPNYNEFKFPQIKAHPWHKIFHKRMPPEAVDLVSRLLQYSPNLRSTALEALIHPFFDELRDPNARLPNGRCLPPLFNFKPHELKGVPTGIIGKLVPEHARKQCTSLAQ; encoded by the exons ATGGCTTCAATGGCACCCACATCAGGGCAAAAACATGCTAGTGGTAGTAGTATTTCCATGGATAACTTACCAGATGAAATGAATGATATGCACATAAGAGATGACAAA gatGTGGAGGCTACTGTAATTGATGGAAATGAGACAGAGACGGGCCATATAATTGTGACAACTATAGGTGGCAGAAATGGCCAGCCAAAGCAG ACTATAAGTTACATGGCTGAGCGGGCAGTGGGTCATGGATCATTTGGAGTTGTATTCCAG GCCAAGTGTCTTGAGACAGGTGAAACAGTAGCTATAAAAAAGGTTCTTCAAGACAAAAGATATAAGAACCGTGAATTGCAAACAATGCGCCTTCTTGATCATCCAAATGTTGTATGCTTGAAACACTGTTTCTTTTCGACAACTGACAAAGAAGAACTTTATCTTAACTTGGTTCTTGAGTATGTACCTGAGACTGTTCATCGAGTAATCAAGCATTATAACAAAATGAACCAGCGCATGCCATTGATATATGTGAAGCTCTACATGTATCAG ATTTGTAGAGCATTGGCCTATATACACAGTAGCATTGGAGTTTGCCACAGGGACATCAAACCACAAAATCTTCTG GTTAACCCACATTCACACCAGCTAAAAATATGTGACTTTGGAAGTGCCAAAGTTCTG GTCAAAGGGGAACCCAATATATCATACATATGTTCTAGATACTATCGAGCTCCTGAACTTATTTTTGGTGCCACTGAGTATACAACGGCTATTGACATCTGGTCTGCTGGCTGTGTTCttgctgagctcctcttaggACAG CCTCTCTTTCCTGGAGACAGTGGAGTTGATCAACTCGTAGAAATTATTAAg ATTTTGGGTACCCCGACAAGAGAAGAAATTAAATGCATGAATCCCAATTACAATGAGTTCAAATTCCCCCAGATCAAAGCTCACCCATGGCACAAG ATTTTCCATAAGAGAATGCCACCTGAAGCTGTAGATCTTGTGTCTAGGCTACTTCAGTATTCGCCAAATTTGAGGAGCACTGCT TTGGAAGCATTGATTCATCCATTCTTTGATGAACTTCGAGATCCAAATGCTCGTCTACCAAATGGCCGATGCTTACCTCCTCTCTTTAATTTCAAGCCTCATG AACTAAAGGGAGTCCCAACGGGAATTATAGGAAAGTTGGTTCCAGAGCATGCAAGAAAGCAATGTACCTCTTTAGCACAGTGA
- the LOC121985996 gene encoding shaggy-related protein kinase alpha-like isoform X2: MASMAPTSGQKHASGSSISMDNLPDEMNDMHIRDDKDVEATVIDGNETETGHIIVTTIGGRNGQPKQTISYMAERAVGHGSFGVVFQICRALAYIHSSIGVCHRDIKPQNLLVNPHSHQLKICDFGSAKVLVKGEPNISYICSRYYRAPELIFGATEYTTAIDIWSAGCVLAELLLGQPLFPGDSGVDQLVEIIKILGTPTREEIKCMNPNYNEFKFPQIKAHPWHKIFHKRMPPEAVDLVSRLLQYSPNLRSTALEALIHPFFDELRDPNARLPNGRCLPPLFNFKPHELKGVPTGIIGKLVPEHARKQCTSLAQ; encoded by the exons ATGGCTTCAATGGCACCCACATCAGGGCAAAAACATGCTAGTGGTAGTAGTATTTCCATGGATAACTTACCAGATGAAATGAATGATATGCACATAAGAGATGACAAA gatGTGGAGGCTACTGTAATTGATGGAAATGAGACAGAGACGGGCCATATAATTGTGACAACTATAGGTGGCAGAAATGGCCAGCCAAAGCAG ACTATAAGTTACATGGCTGAGCGGGCAGTGGGTCATGGATCATTTGGAGTTGTATTCCAG ATTTGTAGAGCATTGGCCTATATACACAGTAGCATTGGAGTTTGCCACAGGGACATCAAACCACAAAATCTTCTG GTTAACCCACATTCACACCAGCTAAAAATATGTGACTTTGGAAGTGCCAAAGTTCTG GTCAAAGGGGAACCCAATATATCATACATATGTTCTAGATACTATCGAGCTCCTGAACTTATTTTTGGTGCCACTGAGTATACAACGGCTATTGACATCTGGTCTGCTGGCTGTGTTCttgctgagctcctcttaggACAG CCTCTCTTTCCTGGAGACAGTGGAGTTGATCAACTCGTAGAAATTATTAAg ATTTTGGGTACCCCGACAAGAGAAGAAATTAAATGCATGAATCCCAATTACAATGAGTTCAAATTCCCCCAGATCAAAGCTCACCCATGGCACAAG ATTTTCCATAAGAGAATGCCACCTGAAGCTGTAGATCTTGTGTCTAGGCTACTTCAGTATTCGCCAAATTTGAGGAGCACTGCT TTGGAAGCATTGATTCATCCATTCTTTGATGAACTTCGAGATCCAAATGCTCGTCTACCAAATGGCCGATGCTTACCTCCTCTCTTTAATTTCAAGCCTCATG AACTAAAGGGAGTCCCAACGGGAATTATAGGAAAGTTGGTTCCAGAGCATGCAAGAAAGCAATGTACCTCTTTAGCACAGTGA
- the LOC121987876 gene encoding polygalacturonase At1g48100-like, with amino-acid sequence MPNGHPSLYASITTLALLLLLSLEKCEPRYHYHKHHSSSPKFNSGSQISLPPASAPAEPPSMSKDINTTRSEHRVFDVRSYGAIGDGSSNDAQAFRAAWKAACMANSSVILVPSDGVFMVTSTIFSGPCRPGLVLQIDGVVMPPDGPANWPAADSKKQWLVFYRVNNMILQGGGTIEGKGEDWWNLPCKPHRGPHGSTLPGPCDSPALIRFFMSYNVTVGRLRIRNSPQFHIKFDGCDGVHIEGLSISSPSFSPNTDGIHIENTKSVAIYDSIISNGDDCISIGPSCSNVDIANVTCGPSHGISIGSLGVHNSQACVTNVKVRNARIRDSDNGLRIKTWQGGTGSVSGISFEDIAMENVRNCIIVDQYYCLSKQCLNQTSAVWVTDVAYSNIKGTYDVRSAPVHFACSDTVACTNITMSEVELLPHEGEMVDDPFCWNAYGVLETLTIPPIYCLQEGQPQSLALEDTPAMGCS; translated from the exons ATGCCAAATGGCCACCCATCACTATACGCCTCCATTACCACTCTTGCACTTCTTCTACTACTCAGCCTTGAGAAATGTGAACCAAGGTATCACTACCACAAGCACCACAGCAGCAGCCCCAAGTTCAACTCTGGTAGCCAAATCTCCCTGCCGCCGGCAAGTGCCCCAGCAGAGCCACCGTCTATGAGCAAGGATATAAACACCACCCGGTCGGAACACCGAGTGTTTGATGTGCGATCCTATGGGGCGATCGGCGATGGCTCGAGCAACGATGCCCAAGCCTTTCGGGCTGCGTGGAAGGCCGCGTGCATGGCTAACTCGAGCGTGATCCTCGTGCCGTCGGACGGTGTCTTCATGGTCACATCCACTATTTTCTCAGGTCCATGCAGACCAGGGCTTGTGCTTCAA ATAGACGGAGTTGTTATGCCCCCGGACGGACCGGCCAATTGGCCAGCGGCCGACAGCAAGAAGCAATGGCTGGTTTTCTACAGAGTCAATAACATGATTCTCCAAGGAGGCGGCACCATCGAAGGAAAAGGCGAGGATTGGTGGAATCTCCCCTGCAAGCCTCACCGA GGGCCTCACGGAAGCACACTACCCGGGCCTTGCGACAGCCCTGCG CTAATCAGGTTTTTCATGAGCTACAATGTGACGGTGGGAAGGCTCCGCATCCGGAACAGCCCGCAATTTCACATCAAGTTCGACGGTTGCGACGGGGTGCACATCGAGGGCTTGTCGATAAGCTCCCCCTCCTTTAGTCCAAACACCGATGGCATTCACATAGAGAACACCAAGTCTGTGGCCATCTATGATTCCATCATAAGCAATG GCGACGATTGCATTTCTATTGGGCCGAGCTGCTCTAACGTGGACATAGCCAACGTGACGTGCGGGCCGAGCCATGGCATAAG CATCGGGAGCCTGGGCGTGCACAACTCGCAGGCGTGCGTGACGAACGTGAAGGTGCGGAACGCGAGGATCCGCGACTCGGACAACGGGCTGCGGATCAAGACGTGGCAGGGCGGGACGGGGTCGGTGTCGGGCATCAGCTTCGAGGACATCGCGATGGAGAACGTGCGGAACTGCATCATCGTCGACCAGTACTACTGCCTGAGCAAGCAGTGCCTGAACCAGACGTCGGCGGTGTGGGTGACGGACGTGGCCTACAGCAACATCAAGGGAACGTACGACGTGCGGAGCGCGCCGGTGCACTTCGCCTGCAGCGACACGGTGGCGTGCACCAACATCACGATGTCGGAGGTGGAGCTGCTGCCGCACGAGGGGGAGATGGTGGACGATCCCTTCTGTTGGAACGCCTACGGGGTGTTGGAGACGCTCACCATCCCGCCCATTTATTGCTTGCAGGAAGGGCAGCCGCAGTCGCTGGCTCTGGAAGATACCCCCGCAATGGGATGCAGCTAG
- the LOC121985997 gene encoding probable boron transporter 2: MSTNMEETFEPFRGIKNDLQGRLMCYRQDWTSGFSAGIRILAPTTYIFFASAIPVISFGEQLERNTNGVLTAVQTLASTALCGIIHSIIGGQPLLILGVAEPTVIMYTFMFNFAKQRADLGQNMFLAWTGWVCVWTSLLLFLLAILGACSIINRFTRLAGELFGLLIAMLFMQQAIKGLVDEFRVPKRDSPSALEFAPSWRFANGMFALVLSFGLLLTALRSRKARSWRYGAGWLRGLIADYGVPLMVLAWTGVSYIPSNGVPEGIPRRLFSPNPWSPGAYENWTVIKDMLNVPLIYILGAFIPATMIAVLYYFDHSVASQLAQQKEFNLRKPPSFHYDLLLLGFLTLLCGLIGIPPSNGVIPQSPMHTKSLATLKHQLLRNRLVATARQSMKRNSSLTQLYGNMQEAYRQMQTPLIYQESSARGLKELKDSTIQLASSLGSMDAPVDESQFDIDKEIDDLLPVEVKEQRLSNLLQAMMVGACVAAMPFLKKIPTSVLWGYFAFMAIESLPGNQFWERILLLFTAPSRRYKVLEGCHASFVETVPFKAITTFTLFQSMYLLVCFGITWIPIAGVLFPPMIMLLVPVRQYILPKLFKGAHLTDLDAAEYDELPPITFNLQTEVDLGARYSSAESREVLDEMVTRSRGEIKRMNSPKVTSSGTTPVTDMRSFSSPRLSATEKAYSPRVRELRPERSPRSSAERQFSPRMAETRSSKLGEASK; the protein is encoded by the exons ATGAGCACGAACATGGAGGAAACGTTCGAGCCTTTTCGCGGAATCAAGAATGATCTTCAAGGGCGATTGATGTGCTACAGGCAAGATTGGACCAGTGGTTTCAGTGCAGGCATCAG GATTCTGGCTCCAACTACATATATATTCTTCGCCTCAGCAATCCCAGTCATTTCATTTGGAGAACAATTGGAGAGGAACACTA ATGGGGTATTAACAGCAGTTCAGACTTTGGCATCAACTGCCCTCTGTGGCATCATTCACTCTATAATAGGAGGACAGCCTTTGCTGATTCTTGGAGTGGCAGAACCCACTGTGATTATGTACACTTTCATGTTCAACTTTGCAAAACAAAGGGCTGATCTAGGCCAGAACATGTTCCTAGCATGGACTGGATG GGTATGTGTCTGGACCTCGTTGTTGCTATTCCTGTTAGCCATTCTAGGAGCATGTTCCATAATCAACCGATTTACTCGATTGGCCGGCGAGCTTTTCGGCCTACTGATTGCAATGCTCTTTATGCAACAGGCTATCAAA GGGCTTGTTGATGAGTTCAGAGTGCCAAAAAGAGACAGCCCAAGTGCACTAGAATTTGCACCATCTTGGAGGTTTGCCAACGGCATGTTTGCGCTAGTTCTGTCATTTGGGCTTCTGCTCACTGCGTTAAGAAGCAGGAAGGCACGATCATGGCGCTACGGGGCTG GCTGGCTACGAGGTCTCATCGCCGACTATGGAGTGCCACTTATGGTACTTGCATGGACTGGAGTTTCTTACATCCCTTCTAATGGTGTGCCAGAAGGAATTCCTAGACGACTCTTCAGCCCAAATCCCTGGTCACCTGGAGCCTATGAAAACTGGACTGTGATAAAG GACATGTTGAATGTGCCCTTGATCTACATTCTTGGAGCTTTCATACCAGCCACAATGATTGCAGTGTTGTATTATTTTGATCATAGTGTGGCCTCTCAACTCGCTCAACAGAAGGAGTTCAATCTCAGAAAGCCGCCATCATTCCATTACGATTTACTTCTTTTAGGTTTCTTG ACCTTGTTATGTGGTCTTATTGGAATTCCACCTTCAAATGGTGTCATCCCACAATCTCCAATGCACACCAAGAGTTTGGCCACCCTCAAACACCAA TTGCTTCGCAATCGACTGGTAGCCACTGCACGCCAAAGCATGAAAAGAaattcaagcttgactcaactgtATGGAAATATGCAAGAAGCTTACAGACAGATGCAGACACCATTAATCTACCAAGAATCATCAGCACGA GGACTGAAAGAGCTGAAGGATTCTACAATTCAGTTGGCTTCAAGCTTGGGCAGCATGGATGCACCGGTTGACGAGTCGCAATTCGACATCGATAAAGAAATCGATGACCTCCTGCCGGTCGAGGTGAAAGAGCAGCGTCTGAGCAACTTGCTGCAGGCCATGATGGTCGGAGCTTGTGTGGCAGCTATGCCCTTCCTCAAGAAGATCCCCACCTCTGTTTTATGGGGATACTTTGCTTTCATGGCCATAGAAAGCCTACCTGGGAACCAGTTCTGGGAAAGAATTCTTCTTCTGTTCACTGCACCAAGCAGAAGATACAA AGTGCTCGAGGGCTGCCACGCGAGCTTCGTCGAAACAGTGCCTTTCAAGGCAATCACTACTTTCACCCTCTTCCAATCCATGTACTTGCTTGTGTGCTTTGGGATAACGTGGATTCCTATAGCTGGAGTCCTGTTTCCTCCCATGATCATGCTTCTGGTGCCAGTTAGACAGTACATTCTCCCGAAGCTCTTCAAAGGAGCACATCTCACCGATTTAGATGCAGCTGAATATGATGAACTACCACCCATCACCTTCAATCTGCAAACG GAGGTTGATTTGGGAGCAAGGTACTCCTCTGCCGAGAGTAGAGAGGTCCTGGACGAGATGGTCACCAGAAGCCGCGGCGAGATTAAGCGTATGAACAGCCCCAAAGTGACTAGTTCAGGAACTACACCAGTAACCGACATGAGGAGCTTCAGCAGTCCTAGGTTATCAGCAACAGAGAAGGCCTACAGCCCCCGTGTTCGTGAACTTAGGCCAGAGCGTAGTCCTCGATCGAGTGCCGAAAGGCAATTCAGTCCGAGGATGGCAGAAACTAGATCATCCAAGTTAGGAGAAGCTTCCAAGTAG